Within the Liolophura sinensis isolate JHLJ2023 unplaced genomic scaffold, CUHK_Ljap_v2 scaffold_33, whole genome shotgun sequence genome, the region TCACAGACAACCATGGCACCAGGGacgtgacaaacctcctgtttGGTGGTGGGAACTGGACAGAGGTCACAGACACCCATGGCACCAGggacatgacaaacctcctgtatggtggggggaaactggaCAAAGGTCATGACCATGACACAGGggacatgacaaacctcctgtagGGTAAGAGAAATTGGACAGAGGTCACAGACACCCATGGCCCTGGGGGCTGTTAACCCTTGTGTAGGGTAACAGAAGCCAGACAGAGGTCACAGACACCCATGGCACCAGGGacgtgacaaacctcctgtatGGTGGGGGGCCCGAACATAAAGAAAACTGAGATGATATAAACTTGTGGGCAAAAATCACAGCTTTGAGAACAGAATGTTCTCCAAAGGCTGATTATGAGAgagtaattttcatttattgagCCAGCATATACAACATCAAAAgcaagaagaaataaaatataaaacaatttcaTAAAGATATCGactatattaaaaacatatgaGTAAAGTATCTATTAACActatttatcatgtttattgtAGAAAACAGCTAAATAGAGAAAAATTAGCTGTCCCACAATGATTTTAAACAAAAGCTTAATGTGTAGATCAGATAATGACGTGAAGAccacttctatttatttacatgctTGCCTTGAAATGGAAATCACATCCATCATTCTACTGTCTTGTCCACAGATGACAACCATCTTCTCTGGTATAAAACCAGATGTTGTATGTGAATAAGGCTACTTTTCACCACTTAGTCTTGGTCAAGGTTTTCAACACATTTGAAACTGAACACAGTTTCCAGCACCAGAGGCTATAGGCTCGATTTGTTTTCATAGTCATTTATAgatggccgtaagtgggaaggtcagtcaccAACCTgcaggtcgtgggtttcccccgggctctgcccagtttcctcccaccataatgctgaccgccgtcatataagtgaaatattcttgagtacggcataaaataccaatcaaataaataaataaataaatcatttacagAAATAGTCatataagaataaaaaaaaaaatcaaacatttggaCCAATATAATACAGTATAGCAGCCTTTATATTCACAACTTCATGCATAATATCCCTGTTTTAGCAGGCTCTAGTACGAGATAAATCAAGGATGATAGAAAGGAAAGTTTGGTGACAATTTTACTGAAAAAGCTTCTCTTTGCAATACCACTTACAGAAGTGTGCAATTCTAATTTGATTACACTAAGCTGCCGATTCGATATTCATCTTCATAAAGGCTGTTTGCACATacacacaaagaaacaaaatgggtGTCTTAAATGTTAGGAACAAACGTATCAAGTGTAAAGCAAAATGGTACATCTATCTAACCTGATGATGAGGATCAAGAGTGCAttattttcaaagtttctatTCCAATAATTCCTGCCAAAATCAACCTCTTTTATCTACATTAGCACTAGCACACAATACAGAGCAAAACACCATTTATTTTTTAGGATAATTGCTTCCAAATTTCAACATGGCATCTGTCAGTCTTCATTTTCATGTTAAAGCCTGactattaaaacacaaatcccCAACTAATTAGCCAATAAACTCATACCTTGAGTATAGTCCCATACCACAGTATAGTCCCGGATAAACAATTCTTCCCAATTATATATTCACCGCTTGCTATGGCAGTGCATCCATGATGGGATTTGATGAGACCATGCTGCGACAATgtccaaaaataaaatgtaatttaaaaaaaaaattttaaaaataaaaataaatgtaatttacagTGAGAAATTGATTAACTGTTCTCTTTTtccatttcatcaaaatcccaACAACTGACTAATTTTGACTGTTTATAACATTGTGTGACTGCCTTTGTTGTCACCTCACACCTTGAGCATCTTTGATTGTACTCTCATATTTGAATTTACCTACTCAACTGCAATAGTTTTTAGTCTTGCCACAACCATGACAAGAAAGGATTTATGTGGGTGGCATCTAAAACCCTCATCTGGGTACAACCCTGATCTTCTACTCTGATAACATCTGCAGTTTATCCACAATGAGCACCATCAACAGAATCATTACAGCTTTCAGCATCACCATCATCAACTTCACCATTATCACAGCCTGTCCCAGCATCAACCATAGCACCGTCATTAGCAGTTACATCATCATTATAACTTGCATCTTAATGAATGCTGGCACCATCATGAACCCTGGCACCTTAATCACCCTGGGCACCATCATTATCCCAGGCAGCATCATCACCCTGGGCACCATCATCATCCCAGGCAGCATCATCACCATGGGCACCATCATGAACCCTGGCACCTTAATCACCCTGGGCACCATCATCATCCCAGGCAGCATCATCACCCTGGGCACCATCATGAACCCTGGCACCTTAATCACCCTGGGCACCATCATTATCCCAGGCAGCATCATCACCCTGGGCACCATCATTATCCCAGCCAGCATCATCACCCTGGGCACCATCATCATCCCAGGCAGCAT harbors:
- the LOC135481390 gene encoding protein FAM186A-like, which translates into the protein MVVPRVIKVPGFMIVPRVMMLPGMMMVPRVIKVPGFMMVPRVMMLPGIMMVPRVMMLPGMMMVPRVMMLAGIMMVPRVMMLPGIMMVPRVIKVPGFMMVPRVMMLPGMMMVPRVIKVPGFMMVPMVMMLPGMMMVPRVMMLPGIMMVPRVIKVPGFMMVPAFIKMQVIMMM